ACATCTCGGGAGGGACCGTCGACGGGAGCGAGCAGGTAGTCCCGCCGCGGGACGGTATCACCGTGGTCGCCACCGACTCGAACTCCTGGCGCGGCCGGGCCAGCGAGGGACCGCGGGCGAGAGCGGAACTCGTCGCGTTCGCGCCGAACGGGACGACGATGTACTACAACGACACCCACACGCGCTACTGGGACGTCGACCCCGTGCCGGGGACCGAGGCGACGGTCGAATACATGTACGCCGACCACCTCGAACCCGGCGAGTGTCCCACCGAGTGGAACCTCTCGAAGCGAGGGGTGAGCCAGGAGAAGTGGGACCGCTATCAGGCCGGGCGCTCCTCGGACGCCTGCACGCGGAACGGGTTCGAGCGCGTCAACCTCTCCACCGGCGAGACGACCGAGGTGTGGGACCGCGTGACGCCGGGTAAGGAGGCGACGCGCTACCACGACGCCGACCGACTGAACGAGACGCACCTCGTCGTCGCGGACATCTACCTCGACCGCGTGTTCGTCGTGGACACGCGCGACGGGCAGACCGAGTGGACCTGGAACGCCAGCGAGTCGTTCGACCCCGACAGCGGCGACGACTCCCCGGGCGACTGGACCCACATCAACGACGTGGAGATACTCGACGACGGCCGAATCATGGTCAGCGCGCGGAACCAGGACCGCGTCGTCTTCGTCGACGAGAACGGTCTGGACGAGAACTGGACGCTCGGCGCCGAGGACGACACGAGCATCCTCTACGAGCAGCACAACCCCGACTTCATCCCCGCCGAACGCGGCGGGCCGGCGGTGCTGGTGGCCGACTCGGAGAACAACCGCGTGATCGAATATCAGCGGACCAACGGCACGTGGGAGCAGTCGTGGCACTGGCGCGACGGCCGCATGCAGTGGCCGCGCGACGCCGACCGACTGCCGAACGGTCACACCCTCATCAGCGACTCGAACGCCAACCGCGTCTTCGAGGTGAACGAGGACGGCGAAATCGTCTGGCGCGTCGACATCGCCTTCCCCTACGAGTCCGAGCGACTGGGGACGGGCGACGAGAGCGCCGGCGGCCCGAGCGCGGCGTCGGGCGACCTCCAGTCGAAGGACCCGAGCCTCGCCGATCAGGCCTCGATCCTCGTCAAACAGATCGTTCCCGGGCGGTACCTGAACGGGCTGATGTACATCACGCCGGTCTGGATGGGCCTGCCGGAGATACTGGCGACGCTGCTCGCCGTCGGGACCCTGTTCGCC
This Halogeometricum sp. S3BR5-2 DNA region includes the following protein-coding sequences:
- a CDS encoding arylsulfotransferase family protein; the protein is MVSKRAVRALFVAVLCLSTAGVAYGYAAGSSGSTFESHISGGTVDGSEQVVPPRDGITVVATDSNSWRGRASEGPRARAELVAFAPNGTTMYYNDTHTRYWDVDPVPGTEATVEYMYADHLEPGECPTEWNLSKRGVSQEKWDRYQAGRSSDACTRNGFERVNLSTGETTEVWDRVTPGKEATRYHDADRLNETHLVVADIYLDRVFVVDTRDGQTEWTWNASESFDPDSGDDSPGDWTHINDVEILDDGRIMVSARNQDRVVFVDENGLDENWTLGAEDDTSILYEQHNPDFIPAERGGPAVLVADSENNRVIEYQRTNGTWEQSWHWRDGRMQWPRDADRLPNGHTLISDSNANRVFEVNEDGEIVWRVDIAFPYESERLGTGDESAGGPSAASGDLQSKDPSLADQASILVKQIVPGRYLNGLMYITPVWMGLPEILATLLAVGTLFAWGGAEATWRWRGGARRE